One region of Clostridiales bacterium genomic DNA includes:
- a CDS encoding DUF3801 domain-containing protein produces the protein MSKSSSRKSNERRKRKMSYSSGEAAEQVVRMTLNGVEVAAKISGKAAERLAVLLYAVLKDQKKTRGKTRLNSMLRSGKELKVFAIGDRDLEKFCREAKKYGILYCILKDKTANDGHTDVFVRAEDASKINRIFDRFGIATADIGSARTEIVKAKEEQKNADIPVPDRSTTEKDKEEAFLDALLAPAPNKEEAQTQNPTQGPAAKSRPSEPTSNQREKTVRGISDPMERSRPSVRQEMKEIREEQRQRTSSAQKSKDEPNRTSEHRPVPKKKKDKER, from the coding sequence TTGAGCAAATCGAGCAGCAGAAAATCGAACGAAAGGAGAAAACGGAAAATGAGTTACTCGTCAGGGGAAGCAGCCGAGCAGGTCGTGAGGATGACACTCAACGGCGTTGAGGTGGCTGCAAAAATCAGCGGGAAAGCCGCTGAGCGTTTGGCAGTGCTGCTTTATGCGGTGCTGAAGGACCAAAAAAAGACGCGCGGGAAAACACGGCTCAACAGTATGCTCCGCAGCGGGAAGGAACTCAAGGTCTTTGCCATTGGCGACAGAGATCTTGAAAAGTTCTGCCGTGAGGCAAAGAAGTACGGCATCCTGTATTGCATTTTGAAGGACAAAACGGCGAACGACGGCCACACCGATGTGTTTGTCCGCGCAGAGGACGCCAGCAAGATCAACCGCATTTTTGACCGCTTCGGCATTGCCACCGCAGACATCGGCTCGGCGCGTACCGAAATCGTCAAGGCAAAGGAGGAACAGAAGAACGCGGACATTCCTGTTCCCGACCGCAGCACCACGGAAAAGGACAAGGAGGAAGCCTTCCTGGATGCGCTTCTTGCCCCTGCGCCCAATAAGGAGGAGGCGCAAACGCAAAACCCCACACAAGGCCCGGCTGCGAAATCCCGTCCGTCCGAGCCTACATCAAATCAGCGCGAGAAAACCGTCAGGGGTATCTCTGATCCTATGGAACGCTCCCGCCCGTCTGTCCGGCAGGAAATGAAGGAGATCCGGGAGGAGCAGAGACAGAGGACGAGCTCCGCGCAGAAAAGCAAGGACGAACCCAACAGAACCTCTGAGCACAGGCCTGTGCCGAAAAAGAAAAAAGACAAGGAGAGATGA
- a CDS encoding type IV secretory system conjugative DNA transfer family protein → MRQDKLSKQNVILYLCGIIPVVWLGLLIAPCLKDGLPGLVQQFGSVMQNPFQIQLCEDSVKTVLTLLLVYGIAIGVYLSTEHNYRRREEHGSAKWGAAGSVNKKYANKDKTENKLLTQNVAIGLDGRKHRRNLNVLVCGGSGAGKTRFYAKPNIMNANTSFVVLDPKGELLRDTGHLLEEKGYEIKVLDLIDMEKSHCYNPFVYISSDDDIQRLTTNLFKNTTPKGSQTQDPFWDQTAAMLLKALVCYLHYEAPPDEQNFSMVMEMIRAGDVKEDNEEYQSVLDELFERLEERNPEHIALKYYRAYHSGSAKTLKSIQISLVSRLEKFNLDSLAGITQCDEMDLGQIGEKKTAVFAVIPDNDSSFNFIVGMLYTQLFQQLYYQADSVHGGRLPVHVHFVMDEFANVALPDEFDKLLSTMRSREISVSIIIQNLAQLKALFEKQWESIVGNCDEFLYLGGNEQSTHEYVSKLLGKETIDTNTYGRSRGRNGSYSTNYQLAGRELMTPDEVRMLDNRYALLFIRGERPIRDLKYDILHHPNVALTTDGSAPAYTHGEDTRSIASMAFSFDKKAVKNAEKLEAEKHEFLLYSEEELEELLDEKEKKDNEET, encoded by the coding sequence GTGAGGCAAGATAAGCTCTCCAAGCAGAATGTGATCCTTTATCTTTGCGGCATAATTCCGGTTGTGTGGCTCGGCCTGTTGATTGCTCCCTGCTTAAAGGATGGATTGCCCGGACTGGTTCAGCAGTTCGGATCGGTGATGCAAAACCCATTCCAGATACAGCTTTGTGAGGACAGTGTAAAAACTGTCCTCACTTTGCTTTTGGTGTACGGGATCGCCATCGGCGTCTATCTCTCCACGGAGCACAATTACAGACGGCGAGAAGAGCACGGATCAGCTAAATGGGGCGCGGCTGGTTCGGTCAACAAGAAATATGCCAACAAGGATAAGACGGAAAACAAGCTGCTGACGCAAAATGTCGCCATCGGCCTGGACGGAAGAAAGCACCGCAGAAATCTGAATGTACTTGTATGCGGCGGTTCCGGTGCAGGCAAAACACGCTTCTACGCCAAGCCCAACATTATGAATGCGAATACTTCTTTCGTTGTGCTTGACCCCAAGGGTGAGCTGCTCCGGGATACCGGCCATCTGCTGGAGGAGAAGGGCTATGAGATCAAAGTCCTTGACCTCATTGATATGGAGAAAAGCCATTGCTACAACCCGTTCGTGTATATCAGCAGCGATGATGATATTCAGCGGCTTACCACAAACCTTTTTAAGAACACAACGCCCAAAGGCAGTCAGACGCAGGACCCGTTCTGGGATCAGACGGCAGCGATGCTGCTCAAGGCCCTTGTCTGCTATCTCCATTATGAGGCTCCGCCTGATGAGCAGAACTTCTCCATGGTCATGGAGATGATCAGAGCCGGCGATGTAAAGGAGGACAACGAGGAGTATCAATCTGTTCTCGATGAGCTTTTTGAGAGATTGGAGGAAAGAAACCCGGAGCATATCGCTCTCAAGTATTATCGGGCGTATCACTCCGGCAGCGCTAAGACACTGAAATCCATTCAGATTTCCCTTGTCTCCCGTTTGGAAAAGTTCAATCTGGATTCACTGGCCGGCATCACCCAATGCGATGAGATGGATTTGGGGCAAATCGGCGAAAAGAAAACGGCGGTATTCGCCGTAATTCCTGATAACGACAGCTCCTTCAATTTCATCGTGGGTATGCTCTATACCCAGCTGTTTCAGCAGCTCTACTATCAGGCCGACTCCGTTCACGGCGGCAGGCTGCCCGTGCATGTGCATTTCGTCATGGACGAGTTTGCCAATGTCGCCCTGCCGGATGAGTTTGATAAGCTCCTGTCCACCATGCGAAGCCGTGAGATTTCCGTTTCCATCATCATTCAGAATCTTGCGCAGCTGAAAGCTCTGTTCGAGAAGCAATGGGAGAGTATTGTGGGCAACTGCGATGAATTTCTGTACCTGGGCGGTAACGAGCAGAGTACCCACGAGTATGTTTCCAAGCTGCTGGGCAAGGAGACCATCGATACGAATACCTACGGACGGTCTCGCGGCAGAAACGGAAGCTATTCTACCAACTATCAGCTTGCCGGACGAGAGCTGATGACACCTGACGAAGTGCGTATGCTGGACAACCGGTACGCACTTCTTTTTATACGCGGAGAGCGCCCCATCCGGGATCTCAAGTATGACATCCTTCATCATCCCAATGTGGCGCTTACGACGGACGGTTCCGCACCGGCCTATACTCACGGCGAAGATACCCGAAGTATCGCTTCCATGGCGTTCAGCTTCGACAAGAAGGCTGTCAAAAACGCCGAAAAGCTGGAGGCAGAAAAACACGAATTCTTGCTCTACTCGGAAGAGGAGCTGGAAGAACTACTTGACGAAAAGGAGAAAAAAGACAATGAAGAAACTTAA